Sequence from the Segatella copri genome:
CCCTACCCAGCCGAATCGACTCCATCAAATAATCTGTCTTCTTGCTATAAAGCATAAATTAATTTCTCGTATATCGCTCATACAAAAAAATATGTGCATATATCATTTCAAACATATGCACATACTTTTTTCTTTAATCTTAATCTTTTTGTTCAGCAATCCACTTCTTGCTAGAAGCTCTCTTATAACTCTTGAGCACCATCTCAAAACGGAGCATTGAATAGGCAGGAACACTACCATTCCCCGAGGAGCCATAAGCCAAGTCGGCTGGCATGAACACCTGCCAATGGTCGCCAGGGTGCATCGCCATCAACGCTGTGGTAAAACCATCTATCCACCCGCCAGAGCTTTGACTTGAGACCTTATCGGTCTTTGCCTTTATAGGCAATGCCGTCGTCACGTCATACGTTCCGGTGAACGATTGGTCAAAGACATAACCTGTGGCATAAGAGTCGGTAGGTATCAACCTGCCACGATAGCTCACCTGGATGGAGTCGGTATAGAGGGGCGACCCGTTGCCATTGCCCTTGTTGAGCACATGCACTACGATATAGTCGGTGTCCTTGTACTTGAGCACCACCTGGCTGCCATTGACGCCCACATTAGGCTTCTGGTTGACAAGGCTATAGTTGGGTATCACCTTCCACTCGGTACTGCCAGCAGCAATCTGTGCCTTGGCATACGCCAGCGTGTCGGCAAA
This genomic interval carries:
- a CDS encoding FKBP-type peptidyl-prolyl cis-trans isomerase, which produces MKYLFFLMMAVITLSSCSEDDATTDEYANWQERNDKAFADTLAYAKAQIAAGSTEWKVIPNYSLVNQKPNVGVNGSQVVLKYKDTDYIVVHVLNKGNGNGSPLYTDSIQVSYRGRLIPTDSYATGYVFDQSFTGTYDVTTALPIKAKTDKVSSQSSGGWIDGFTTALMAMHPGDHWQVFMPADLAYGSSGNGSVPAYSMLRFEMVLKSYKRASSKKWIAEQKD